In Plutella xylostella chromosome 3, ilPluXylo3.1, whole genome shotgun sequence, the following proteins share a genomic window:
- the LOC105388159 gene encoding sialin encodes MIFGNIPARLYVGVMMFFAVLVNYTMRVNLSVNIVAMVPSVTNETQTEEVETLGWTSYQRAVVIGAYSWGYIVSNIIGGVVSEKCGPRWTVLVTMAGSVVLTFASPALARLSYLALTIARVTMGFLCGFTFPALHVLIATWAVPNEKGKFASSLVCGTIGTVVAWSIGGVVVERFGWEWGFYTFGILTACWCFPWLYYVYNTPQTHPRITPSEKEFITSNIKQNDPNKPKPIPPYGRILMNIPTWALIVVLFGNGWGIYFIQNASPMFVANVLKYNIGSTGILSSLSYLARAICSFLFGLLADYLITKNIMSVKVLRKSFVMFSHVLPGVMLLALTLVDSPILAITLMIVSLGLNGALAVTGSVNCQDLAPNFAGTIYGIGNSIGTTAGIIVPLVVAYFTESDETNIENWRPVFYIGSAVYIITGIVFMIFGSTELQDFNEIIYSNDKDVEVTATENEKPTVTSR; translated from the exons ATGATTTTCG GCAACATCCCGGCGCGGCTGTACGTGGGCGTGATGATGTTCTTCGCGGTGCTGGTGAACTACACCATGCGCGTCAACCTCAGCGTCAACATCGTCGCCATGGTGCCTTCGGTTACCAACGAGACACAGACTGAG GAAGTGGAAACCCTCGGCTGGACCTCCTACCAGCGAGCAGTCGTCATCGGCGCCTACTCGTGGGGCTACATCGTGTCCAACATCATCGGGGGTGTGGTCTCGGAGAAGTGCGGGCCTCGCTGGACCGTCCTCGTCACCATGGCAGGAAGCGTCGTGCTCACCTTTGCAAGCCCCGCTCTGGCCAGACTGAGCTACTTGGCTCTCACTATCGCGAGGGTCACTATGGGCTTCCTGTgt GGGTTCACATTCCCAGCCCTGCACGTACTAATAGCGACGTGGGCCGTCCCGAATGAGAAGGGGAAATTCGCGTCATCCTTGGTCTGTGGCACCATCGGTACAGTGGTGGCCTGGTCCATTGGCGGCGTGGTGGTCGAGAGGTTCGGCTGGGAGTGGGGCTTCTACACCTTCGGCATCCTGACTGCGTGCTGGTGTTTTCCCTGGCTGTACTACGTCTACAACACCCCACAGACCCACCCCAGAATTACTCCGTCCGAGAAAGAGTTTATCACCTCGAATATCAAGCAAAATGATCCGAATAAGCCTAAA CCCATCCCACCATACGGCCGTATTCTCATGAACATACCTACATGGGCACTGATCGTGGTGCTGTTCGGAAACGGTTGGGGCATTTACTTCATTCAGAACGCGTCACCCATGTTCGTTGCTAACGTTCTGAAGTACAACATAGGGTCTACTGGGATCCTCTCCTCTCTGAGCTACTTAGCTCGTGCGATATGCTCATTTCTGTTTGGACTGCTGGCCGACTATCTGATAACTAAGAACATTATGTCGGTGAAAGTTTTGAGGAAGTCTTTCGTGATGTTCTCTCACGTCCTGCCTGGCGTCATGCTGCTGGCTCTGACTCTCGTGGACAGCCCTATCTTGGCCATTACGTTGATGATCGTATCTCTGGGGTTGAACGGTGCATTGGCGGTCACCGGCTCAGTAAATTGTCAAGATCTCGCACCAAACTTCGCTGGGACGATTTACGGAATCGGAAATTCGATTGGAACTACTGCGGGAATTATAGTGCCGCTTGTCGTGGCCTATTTCACTGAAAGTGATGAG ACAAATATTGAAAACTGGAGGCCTGTATTTTATATTGGATCGGCAGTGTACATCATCACTGGCATAGTCTTCATGATATTCGGGTCGACGGAACTGCAAGATTTCAACGAAATTATATACTCCAATGATAAAGATGTTGAGGTGACGGCGACTGAGAATGAGAAACCAACAGTTACAAGTAGATGA
- the LOC105388161 gene encoding uncharacterized transporter slc-17.2, with the protein MKIHIKFLELVPARFIVAMMMFFACWVNYMMRVNMSVNIIAMVPGDSRDIAKVQSECEAIVANSSLLNDTSSVSTRPLRQPDGVVTFDWSTQQQAYVLAGYFWGYAITCLVGGTAAERWGPRRVVFITMLVAAVLTTLSPQAARLHYMVLVAVRFVSGLASGFLFPALHALVAHWAPPAEKGRFVSALLGGSIGTAVTWSLTGPLIESFGWEAAFYVPGAISIFWCVAWWFLVYDSPAQHPRISEEEKVYILEAIGDKVQHSDEFHKIVPPFKSIFTSLPFLAMLVLHYGSNWGLYFCMTAAPKFVSSALGFDLTSTGGLASLPYLARMIFSLIFGAIGDRIVKQNIVSITFMRKFFCLFSHIVPGLLLIALGYTGCAPILSVVLITFSMGSNGASTLTNLVNHQDLAPNFAGTLYGIANGISNSAGFITPLVTAYFTKNGNGFEEWRPVFITGATVYIASAVYFILFGTAETQQWNYVAPQPREDRRKRPSGASSSASTGSTDTTVTIPAKT; encoded by the exons AGCTGGTGCCGGCGCGGTTCATCGTGGCCATGATGATGTTCTTCGCGTGCTGGGTCAACTACATGATGCGCGTCAACATGAGCGTCAACATCATCGCCATGGTGCCCGGGGACTCCAGGGACATCGCCAA AGTGCAGAGCGAGTGCGAGGCCATCGTGGCCAACAGCTCCCTGCTCAACGACACCTCGTCTGTGAGCACCAGGCCCCTCAGACAG CCAGACGGGGTGGTGACGTTTGATTGGTCGACGCAGCAGCAGGCGTATGTTTTGGCGGGGTACTTCTGGGGCTACGCAATCACGTGCCTGGTGGGCGGGACGGCGGCGGAGCGCTGGGGCCCGCGCCGCGTGGTGTTCATCACGATGCTGGTGGCCGCGGTGCTCACCACCCTGTCTCCGCAGGCCGCCAGGCTGCACTATATGGTGTTGGTCGCTGTACGATTCGTCTCTGGACTGGCGTCG GGCTTCCTGTTCCCGGCACTCCACGCCCTCGTGGCGCACTGGGCGCCGCCGGCGGAGAAGGGTCGCTTCGTGAGCGCGCTGCTCGGGGGCTCCATCGGGACCGCCGTCACCTGGTCCCTCACCGGGCCGCTCATTGAGAGCTTCGGGTGGGAAGCTGCGTTCTATGTTCCTG gtGCAATATCGATATTCTGGTGTGTGGCGTGGTGGTTCCTGGTGTACGACTCCCCGGCTCAACACCCTCGAATTTCAGAAGAAGAAAAAGTGTACATTTTGGAAGCCATCGGTGATAAAGTACAGCACAGCGATGAATTCCATAAG ATCGTGCCCCCCTTCAAGAGCATCTTCACTTCGCTGCCCTTCCTGGCCATGCTGGTCCTCCACTACGGCAGCAACTGGGGCCTGTACTTCTGCATGACGGCGGCGCCCAAGTTCGTCTCCTCCGCGCTCGGGTTCGACCTCACGTCCACGGGCGGGCTCGCCTCGTTGCCGTACCTTGCCCGGATGATCTTCTCATTGATATTTGGGGCTATTGGTGATAG AATAGTGAAGCAGAACATCGTCTCCATAACCTTCATGCGGAAGTTCTTCTGTCTCTTCTCTCACATCGTGCCAGGGTTGCTGCTGATAGCGCTGGGCTACACGGGCTGCGCGCCCATCCTCTCAGTCGTGCTCATCACATTCTCCATGGGATCCAACGGCGCGTCAACCCTGACCAACCTGGTGAACCACCAGGACTTGGCCCCGAACTTCGCTGGAACGCTGTACGGCATAGCTAATGGGATCAGCAACTCGGCTGGGTTTATCACGCCGCTGGTTACGGCGTACTTTACTAAGAACGGG AACGGCTTCGAGGAGTGGCGGCCAGTGTTCATAACCGGTGCCACAGTGTACATTGCGTCGGCTGTTTACTTCATACTCTTCGGCACTGCGGAGACCCAGCAATGGAACTACGTGGCGCCACAACCCCGTGAAGACCGAAGGAAGCGGCCCAGTGGAGCTTCTTCATCAGCTTCCACCGGATCCACGGATACCACCGTCACCATCCCTGCTAAGACATAG